Proteins from a genomic interval of Synechococcus sp. A15-28:
- a CDS encoding ABC transporter substrate-binding protein — protein MRASGFSSRVSRRRLLQLGAVAGAGLVAACRRGTAPPQLRAARGLLPKPWSEQLPSPWTWSWQEAETTDRDDQDRDDQERVGGDLLALNDGWLQGLPPDQLQRIQAPPLEQRLGAQAQRLLALQGELLAGKVLPVGVSPWVMLFRNGAAWAEAARAGWDVLLQPSLRGRVILPASPRWVIDLADRCGGRSTLRRLRQQLLTMDDRRATNWLLKDKARVVVLPLQRCMPLLRRDPRLTAVLPAQGAPLHWTLLVRPKETREPLPQAWVDAAWTSPLRRKLLLTGWRAPLEADAMELDRQDLPKPWRDLLLPPASRWERCWSLPPLMEEERLVLQDRWRASAP, from the coding sequence ATGAGGGCAAGCGGTTTTTCCAGTCGGGTCAGTCGTCGCCGCCTGCTGCAGCTGGGGGCTGTCGCCGGTGCCGGCCTTGTGGCGGCCTGCCGCAGGGGAACGGCACCACCGCAGCTCCGTGCTGCCCGCGGCCTCCTTCCCAAGCCCTGGTCGGAGCAGCTGCCATCCCCCTGGACCTGGTCCTGGCAGGAGGCCGAGACCACGGACCGAGATGACCAGGACCGTGATGACCAGGAACGGGTCGGCGGCGATCTGCTGGCCCTCAACGACGGATGGTTGCAGGGGCTGCCGCCGGATCAACTGCAGCGGATCCAGGCGCCACCCTTGGAGCAGAGACTTGGTGCTCAGGCACAACGCCTCCTGGCACTGCAGGGTGAACTGCTTGCGGGAAAGGTGTTGCCGGTCGGAGTGAGTCCCTGGGTGATGCTGTTCCGCAACGGCGCTGCCTGGGCCGAAGCGGCCAGGGCAGGTTGGGATGTGCTTCTGCAACCGTCCCTACGCGGACGAGTGATTCTTCCCGCGAGTCCACGTTGGGTGATCGATCTGGCGGATCGTTGTGGGGGGCGCTCCACCCTGCGACGTCTGCGGCAGCAGCTGCTGACCATGGACGACCGCCGCGCCACCAACTGGTTGCTCAAGGACAAGGCCCGGGTGGTGGTGCTGCCCCTGCAGCGCTGCATGCCCCTGTTGCGCCGTGATCCACGTCTGACGGCCGTGCTTCCCGCTCAAGGAGCCCCATTGCACTGGACGCTGCTGGTGCGTCCCAAGGAAACCAGAGAGCCACTCCCCCAGGCCTGGGTTGACGCGGCCTGGACCTCTCCCCTTCGCCGCAAACTGCTGCTAACTGGCTGGCGTGCACCGCTTGAGGCCGACGCGATGGAGCTGGATCGTCAAGACCTGCCCAAGCCTTGGCGAGATCTGCTGCTTCCCCCGGCATCACGCTGGGAGCGTTGCTGGTCGTTGCCCCCGTTGATGGAGGAGGAGCGATTGGTGCTGCAGGACCGCTGGCGTGCCTCAGCCCCATAA
- a CDS encoding aldo/keto reductase, protein MRALGSVEQMSEVLQAAVLAGINHLETAPAYGPAEDFLGQALQRADRQPDGGWVMTSKLLPGLSLREGKHQLLKILERLGCNKLDNLAIHGLNRPEHLDWALQGDGRALLDWAQGEGHTVQVGFSSHGSQDLIATAISSGRFQFCSLHLHLLDPQRLPLALRALKRGMGILAISPADKGGRLQAPSPTLKSDCAPFTPLQLAYRFLLAQGISTLSVGAAKASDLALAAALQRSDSPLTAEEQSSLQRLADHRRGRLGSDLCGQCQACLPCPNEVPIPELLRLRNLAIGHDMTPFCQERYNLIGRAGHWWETLDASACQRCGDCLPRCPHQLKIPDLLADTHRRLQAAPRRRLWG, encoded by the coding sequence ATGCGGGCCCTCGGCTCGGTCGAACAGATGAGCGAGGTGCTTCAGGCAGCGGTCCTCGCCGGAATCAATCACCTCGAAACGGCTCCGGCCTACGGCCCGGCGGAGGACTTCCTGGGCCAGGCACTGCAGCGAGCGGACCGACAGCCCGATGGAGGCTGGGTGATGACCAGCAAGCTGCTGCCGGGCCTGTCCCTGAGGGAAGGCAAGCATCAGCTGCTGAAGATCCTGGAACGTCTGGGCTGCAACAAGCTCGACAACCTAGCCATCCATGGCCTCAACCGGCCCGAGCATCTCGACTGGGCCCTGCAGGGGGATGGCAGGGCCTTGCTGGACTGGGCCCAGGGGGAGGGCCACACCGTCCAGGTGGGGTTCAGCAGCCATGGCAGCCAGGACCTGATCGCAACAGCCATCAGCAGTGGGCGATTCCAGTTCTGCAGCCTGCATCTCCACCTGCTGGATCCCCAGCGGCTGCCGCTGGCCCTACGGGCCTTGAAGCGGGGCATGGGGATCCTGGCGATTTCTCCGGCGGACAAGGGCGGACGCCTGCAGGCGCCAAGTCCAACCCTGAAAAGCGATTGCGCCCCGTTCACCCCCCTGCAACTGGCCTATCGCTTTCTGCTGGCCCAGGGGATCTCCACCCTCAGCGTCGGAGCAGCCAAGGCCTCGGATCTCGCGCTCGCCGCTGCGCTTCAACGCAGTGATTCACCCCTCACAGCAGAGGAACAATCCAGCCTGCAGCGGTTAGCAGACCATCGCCGAGGGCGTTTGGGATCCGATCTCTGCGGGCAGTGCCAGGCCTGTCTGCCCTGCCCGAATGAGGTGCCCATTCCAGAGCTGCTGCGGTTGCGCAATCTGGCCATCGGCCATGACATGACCCCCTTCTGCCAGGAGCGATACAACCTCATCGGAAGAGCCGGTCACTGGTGGGAAACCCTGGATGCCAGCGCATGTCAGCGCTGTGGGGATTGCCTGCCCCGCTGTCCTCACCAGCTGAAGATTCCAGACTTGCTGGCGGACACCCACCGTCGATTGCAGGCGGCCCCGCGACGCCGGTTATGGGGCTGA